The sequence TCGCCGCGCCCTTCGAAATGCGCAATGATTTCGCCCGCATCGGCATCGACCATCAGGCAAGCGCCGGTAGCGTCTATCTGCTGGACGACGGTTTTCGCCGCCGCCGCGTGGCGCTCCTCTCCGGACAGGCCGCCGACGAATTCCAGCCGATCCTGTCGCCGCTCTATTATATCCAGCGTGCGCTTCAACCCTATGCCGATCTGACCCAGCCCAACAGCGCCGATCTGGCGAAGTCGATCCCGCAACTGCTCGCGGGCAATCCCTCCGTCATCATCATGGCCGATGTCGGCCGCCTGCCGCAGGAAACCTATGCGCCGCTGCAGAAGTGGATCGAAAATGGCGGCACGCTTGTCCGCTTTGCCGGCCCGCGCCTTGCCGCGGCACCCGCCGACGATCCTTTGGTCCCGGTCACATTGCGGCAGGGCGAGCGCACATTCGGCGGCGCCCTTTCCTGGGCCGAACCGCAGCCGCTCGCCGACTTTCCGTCGTTCGGCCCCTTCGCCGGCATGCCGAAGCCGAACAACGTCCTGATCAAGCGGCAGGTCCTGGCCGAGCCGACGCCGGATCTCGCCGAGCGCACCTGGGCAAGCCTTGCCGACGGCACGCCGTTGGTGACCGAAAAGCAAATGCAGTCAGGTCGCATCGTACTCTTCCACGTCAGCGCCGAGCCGCAATGGTCCGATCTGCCGATATCGGGCGATTTTGTCGAGATGCTGCGCCGCATCGTCCAGCTGTCGCGCGCTGGCGGCGTCGCGTCGGGCCAAGGCGCTGCCAAGGCAAGTGAAGCAATGCCGCCCTACCGGCTCCTGACCGCCAAGGGCGCGTTGACCAGCGAGATCGGCAGTGCCCGCCCGCTGGAACCAGGCAACAAGGGAGCCGCTGTCGCAAGTTTCGACAACCCGCCCGGCCTCTATGGTTCCGAAGAGGGCTTCAGTGCCCTCAATACCCTGCCGAGCGGCACAGCGCTCAAGCCGCTGGATGCCTCGGCAGCCGGTGCGGTCGCACGCGAGGGCCTGATCGGGGGCGAGGCCTGGTCGGCAAAGCCGATCCTCTTCACCCTCGCTTTCCTCATCCTGCTGGCCGACAGCATCATCGTGCTATTCATGAACGGCGCCTTTCCGCGCCTGGGCAGATCGACGAAGACGATCGCGGGCGGCGCGGCAATGCTGCTGCTGGCCGTCTCGCTCGCCATGTTCTTACATCCGGTAAACGCTCTGGCCGACGATTCCAAACCGGGCGACGACGCCATCTTTTCGCGGCTGGACAAGACACATCTTGCCTATGTCGTGACAGGCGAAACGGACGTCGATCACATTTCGGAGCGCGGGCTTGCAGGCCTCTCCGACTATCTCACCTATCGCACGACGCTCGAACCCGGCCCGCCGGTCGGTGTGGATCCTGCCAAGGATGAACTCGCCTTTTATCCGCTGATCTACTGGCCGATTTCTGCAACGGCCCCGATGCCGTCCAATGACGCCATCAATCGCATCGACACCTATATGCGCAATGGCGGAACCGTGCTCTTCGACACCCGCGACGCCATCGACACGATGGGCGACACGTCGTCGCCGAGCCCGAACGGCCAGCGTCTGCAGCAAATCCTTGCCAATCTCGACATCCCTCCCCTGGAGCCGGTACCTGCGGGCCATGTGCTGACCAAGTCCTTCTACCTGCTGTCGAGCTTCCCCGGGCGCTATGCCGACAGCCCGCTCTGGGTGGAAGCGCGTCAGGATGCGCGTCGCGACGCGAATGCAGTCGCCACCTCCGATGGGGTGACGCCGATCATGATCACCGGCAATGATTTTGCCGGCGCCTGGGCCGTGGCCGACAATGGCTCGCCGCTGCTGCCGACCGTGCCGCCGGATGAGACCCAGCGCGAATATGCCTACCGCACGGGCGTCAACATCATGATGTACATGCTGACCGGAAATTATAAGTCCGATCAGGTCCACGTTCCCGATATCCTGCAGCGCTTGGGGCAATAATATGAATATCGGCTTTGCCCCCTTCCTCCCCTGGCCCGTGCTTGCCGCTTTGGCGGTGCTGACGCTCGCCATCGCGGCGCTCGCAATCTACAGGCGCCTGCGCGGCGGCTGGATTCGCGCTCTGGCGGGCATCGCTCTGCTTGCGGCACTCGCCAACCCGGTGCTGATGCAGGAAGATCGCGATCAACTGTCGACGATCGTTCCCGTTGTCGTTGACCGCAGCCTCAGCCAGCAGACGCCGGAACGTGGCAAAATGACGGACGAAGCCCTGGCAATGCTCAAGGATCGGCTGGCCCAATTCCCCCGCATTGAGCCGCGCATTGTGGAATTCCGCGATCCGGCGGAATCGGAATCACCGTCGACAAGGCTTTTTTCCGCCCTCTCCTCGTCGATCGCCGACGTGCCGCCCGCCCGTATCGGCGGTGCCATCTTCCTGACCGATGGCCAGATCCACGACATTCCCGGCGTCAATCAGCAGCTCGGCTTCGACGCGCCCGTCCACGGGCTGATCACAGGCAAGCCGGACGAATTCGATCGCCGCATAGAGATCGTGCGTGCCCCGCGCTTCGGCATCGTCAATGATGAGCAGCAGCTGGTCTTTCGGGTCGTCGACGACGGCAAGAGCCCCGGCGGCACCGCAGCGGTCACGGTCAAGATGAATGGCGACGAGATTGCCACACTGCAAGCCACGCCCGGCCAGGACACACCCTTCAGCTTCAAGGTGCCGCGCGCCGGCAACAATGTCCTCGAGTTTGCGGTCGCCGAAGTGCCTGGCGAAGTCACCGGCATCAACAATCAGACGGTCCAAGTGATCGAAGGCATCCGCCAGAACATGCGCGTTCTCCTCGTTTCGGGTGAACCGCATGCCGGCGAGCGCGCCTGGCGCAACCTGTTGAAATCGGACGCATCGGTCGATCTCGTGCATTTCACCATCCTGCGTCCGCCGGACAAGCAGGATGGCACGCCGATCAACGAGCTGTCGCTGATCGCCTTCCCGACACGTGAACTCTTCGTCGACAAGATCAGTTCTTTCGACCTGATCATCTTTGACCGCTATCAGGACCGCCAGAACGTCCTGCCGACGATCTATTATGATTACATGGCGCAATATGTCGAAAATGGCGGCGCGCTGCTGGTCGCGGCCGGCCCCGAACATGCCGGCGGTAGCTCGATCGCGTTGACGCCGCTTGCCTCGGTGCTGCCGGCCGAGCCGACGGGCCAGATGATCGAGAAAGCTTTCTATCCGCGCCTGTCGGACCAGGGCAAGAAACACCCCGTCACGCGCGGGCTGGATGGCTCCGAAACCGAGCCGCCGCATTGGGGCCGCTGGTTCCGCAGCGTGGATGTGGAGAGGCCGCAAGGCCAGACCGTGATGGTCGGAGCCAACAACAGCCCGCTGCTGGTGCTGAATCGCGTTGGCCAGGGTCGTGTCGCCATGCTGCTCTCCGACGAGGGCTGGCTCTGGGCACGCGGTTTCGAGGGCGGCGGGCCGCATGTGTCGCTCTACCGCCGCATTGCCCATTGGCTGCTCAAGGAGCCGGCGCTGGAAGAGGAGGCGCTGACGGCCAATGCCGCCGGGCGCACGCTGCAGGTTACGCGCCAGACGATCGGAAACGATCCCGGCGCCGCCACGATCAAAACGCCATCGGGCAAGACGGACGCCCTGCCGCTGAAGCAGACGCAGCCCGGCCTTTATCAGGCGGAGAAGCATATGGGCGAGATCGGCCTCTACCAGATCGCCAGCGGCAATCTATCGACGCTGGTTCATATCGGCGCCATCGATGCTCCGGAATTCAAGGCAATGATCTCCACCACGGAGACGCTGAAGCCGCTGGCGCAGAAGACCAAGGGTCTCGTCACCCGCGTCGCCGGTGCCAATGGCAGCGTGACGGTGCCGCAGGTTCTGCCGGTGCGCGGCGCCGTTCGCGTCGCCGACGGTCAGCGCCTGACCATCCGCATGACCGACGAAACAGTGCTGAAGGGGATCAATACCCTGCCGCTCTTTGCAGGCTTTGCCGGTCTCGCCGCCCTCCTCTTTGCTTTCTCCGCCACATGGTGGCGCGAAGGACGGTGACTATGAAGATCGACGTGACCGATACGCCATCGGAAAGCGACCTTGCGGCCATCAGCGAGGGACTGACGGCTTTCAACACCGCTGATGTCGGCCCGTCTGGCCGGCAATCCCTGGCCGTTCTGATCCGCGACGATACAGACAAAGCCATCGGTGGCATCTCCGGCTACACCGCCTGGGGGTGGCTGTTCACGCAATGGCTTTTCGTGCCGGAAAGCCTGCGCGGCCGGGGCATGGCCGGAAAGCTTCTGGAGGCGGCGGAAGCGGAAGCGAGCGCGCGTGGCTGTTTCGGCGCGTGGATCGATACCTTCAATCCACAGGCGCTAAAAGCCTATCAGCGGCAGGGTTATGCCGTCTTCGGCGAACTGCCGGATTTCCCGGCCGGTCGCAGCCGGTTCTTTCTGCAGAAGAAATTGTCGCCTCGCTGACATCAAGCGGGGCGATTTTTCGTTGATAGCGCCTTTAAAGCCTTTCCGCTTTTCTTCGAATCGCAAAAATGCTCTATCCCTTTGTTTTTACGCAATTCCGGACGGAAAACCGCTTCGCACTTTTCCTGGAATTGCTCTAGACAGCCATCGCCGTGAGCTGCACGACTTCATTCAGATCGTCGTCTTCGGCTTCCACAGCGGCAGTCGAATCATCGCGCCATGCGATCGAGCCTTGCAGCCGCGCATGCGTGTCTGCGGCGATCGGCACCACCAGTACCCGGTTGGGATCGACAGGCCCCGGAAAAGTCAGTGCGTTATAGGCAACCTTCTCGAAACCGAGCGGGCAATAATAGGGCGGATCGCCGATCAGGATGACGGCTTCCGATCCCTTGCGCTGAGCAGCGGCCACCGCGATCCGCACAAGCTCGCGGCCTATGCCCTTATTCTTGTGCGAGGGGCGCACGGCGAGCGGGCCGAGGAGATGTCCCTTGACCGATCCGGCCAGCACCGGCGTCATCCGCACGGAGGCGATCGTCTCGCCATCATCGGCGCAGATGAAGGACAGCGAATGATCATGCGGCCCTTGCTCGCGAATGCGAGCAGCGGCACGGGTAAACCGTCCCGGACCGAAAGCTTCTTCGTTGATGAGTTCGATTGCAGCGTCGTGCGACGCATCCTCAGTGAGGTAGACCAGATCGTGCTTGTACATTAGCCCAGAAAACCAGATAGACGGACGATATTGTTCCCGAAAGCGCTCATCGAGCGTTCAAGATCATCGGCGTCGTCGCAGGCTTCTGGTTACTTTCATGACAAGGGGTCCTTAGACTGTGAAAAGCCGGATAGCAGGAAATATTCGGCGCGTCCAATGCAAAATGCATCCTGCCGCTCATTCATGCAAGATCGGGTCGGCATGGCATCACTTCCTTTATCGAGTTCGGCGCCCCACATGAGCCTGGTGATAGCACCCATAACGCAGTGTTCATCATTTGCCGTCTCGAAATCCGACGTGCATACCGTATTTCTGAATATATAGTTCGGCAGTTTCCCGGAAGGATCAAGAAATGGGCATGTTGGTGGACGGCGTCTGGCATGACGTCTGGTACGATACCAAAGAGACGAAGGGCCATTTCAAGCGCGTTGCGTCGCAGTTTCGAAACTGGGTGACGATGGACGGCAGCGCCGGCCCCACAGGCACCGGCGGCTTCAAGGCAGAAGCCGGCCGCTATCATCTTTACGTGTCGCTCGCCTGCCCCTGGGCGCATCGCACCCTGATCTTCCGCAAGCTGAAGAAGTTGGAGGAGCTGATCTCCGTCTCGATCGTCGATCCGCTAATGGTTGAAAACGGCTGGGAATTCAAAGGAACGGAAGGCGGCACCGTCGACCATCTCTTCGGCGCAACGAAGCTCTGGGAGGTCTATGTCAAAGCCGATCCGCATTATTCCGGCCGCGTGACCGTTCCCGTTCTCTGGGACAAGCAGACCGGCACGATCGTCAACAACGAATCTGCCGAAATCATTCGCATGTTCAACACGGCCTTCGACGGCCTAACCGGCTCCACGGCGGATTTCTATCCTGCTGACTTGCGGGCCGACATCGATGCATTGAACGAGCGCGTCTACGATACGGTCAACAACGGCGTCTACAAGGCCGGCTTTGCGACGACGCAGGAAGCCTATCAGGAAAACGCGCTCCGTCTCTTCGAAACCCTCGACATGCTGGACCAACGACTGGCAACGCAGCGCTATCTATTCGGAGATCGCCTGACGGAGGCCGACTGGCGGCTGTTCACGACGCTCGTCCGCTTCGATGCCGTCTATGTCGGGCATTTCAAATGCAACATCCGCCGTATCGCGGATTATGGCAACCTCTCGGCTTATCTGCGGGATCTCTATCAGGTCGCTGGCGTTGCGGAGACCGTCAATCTCGACCACATCAAGAACCACTATTATCGCAGCCACAAGACCATCAATCCGACAGGCATCGTCCCGATCGGGCCGGAACTGGATTTCGATCGCCCGCATGGGCGCGAGCGGCTGGCAAAAGTCGCCTGACCCAGGCGCCGGAGACTACCAGTAGCTGGAGGGAGCTGATGCCCCTTCCAGCTCCTCAAGCCGGCGATAGGTTGCCTTCGTCGTGCCCGGCGGCAGCGCATCGACCGGAAAGAAGCCGCTTTCGACGATCTCGCGATCCGGCTTGCGCGGCGCGGTCTGGGTGACCTCCACGCGATAGAAGACGACGTGGTCGCGTTTACTGGTGTGATTGTTGAAATAGACTTGGAAGAGCTGCGGCTTGCCTGAGATCACCAGATTGCCTTCCTCGCGCAGCTCCTTTTCGAGCGCCTGTTCCACAGTCTCGCGGCGTTCGACGCCGCCGCCGGGCATATGCCACCCGGCGATATAGGAATGCCGAACCAGAAAAATCCGCCCTTCGCCATCGAAGCAGGCGGCGCGCACGCCGATCGTCATGCTGCGGGTCAGCACAAAATAGACATGCAACGCGCGGCCGAACAGACGCACAGCCAAACCCTGCCTTTCATCGCGTCGATTGTCTTCACTCATGCCTGAACCCCGGCATCGTGATCTGCAATCGGATCGGGGATGTATTTGTTTTGACAATAGAGTGGGCTATGTCTCATCCCATGTTCAAGCTCGCGCATATTTCCGATGTTCACCTTGGTCCGCTGCCACGTCTTTCGATCAGAGAACTCGCCTCCAAACGCATTACCGGATTTGTGAACTGGCACCGGAACCGGCGCAAGCATCTTTTTGGCGACACGCTCGATCTCCTTCTTGACGACATCAAGGCGAAACAGGCCGATCATCTGGCCGTAACCGGCGATCTCGTCAACCTTGCGAGCGGCATGGAGATCCAGACAGCGGCCGCATGGCTGAAGACTGTCGGCGATCCCCTCCACACATCCGTCGTTCCCGGCAATCACGATGCCTACGTGCCCGGCGCCTACGAAAAGGCCATGCGCTCCTGGTATCCCTATGTCCGCGGCGACGAGGCTCCCGCCGAATGGCAGGAGGACAAGCGCATTTTCCCCTATCTGCGCATCCGCGGGCAGGTCGCTATTGTGGGATGCTCCACAGCCGTCGCCACCCCGCCCTTTGCCGCAAGCGGCTTCTACTCCTCACGCCAAGCCCGCGAGACGGTGAATATACTGCGCGCAGCAGGCGATGCCGGGCTCTTTCGTGTCGTCATGATCCATCACCCGCCGATTCGCGGCGCGACCAGCTTCTACAAGCGGATGATCGGCATTCGCCGTTTTGCAGCCGTCATCTCCACCGGCGGCGCCGAACTCGTCCTGCACGGCCATACACATCTCAATACCCTGCACTGGCTGCGCGGGCACATGGGTCCCGTTCCCGTCGTCGGGATCGCTTCCGCATCGCAAGGGGTCGGCGGATTGAAGCCGCGCGCTGCCTATAATTTCTTCACCATCGCCGGCCGCCAGGGCGCCTGGGAACTAAAGGCGGAGCGCTACAGCCTCAGCGATGACGGCAGCGGCGTCGACCCCGAAGGCTTCGATATTCTGGCGACATGACGAGCTTTTTGCGTCGTAGCGCGCATCGTTTCGGTAGCGTTTTCTAAGATACGGAGCTACAATCGAAGCACTTAAATTCCGAAATGAGGAATGCATCGTGAGGAGCGACGCATGCCCGCTTTGGGAACCTGTATCCGACCAGGTTGCTGCTTCTTGGAGGGCTTGGGCCAACATTGGTGCAGTACGGGTCGGTACATTGTGGGATAGCGCATTAAGGACGACGGTCAAACGCGCGGGTGCTTTTGAAGACTTGCGAAACGGCAGGAAAATGGTTCATACCAGCACAGGACGATTATTCCGCTCGCATCGCCTTCCTCACGGGGAAGGCCGTCGATCACGGAAGCAAATTGCCGATGTAACAACCTCCAACGCCTTCCTGGAACCATCATGCCAACGCCGGTAGCAGCCATCGATATCAGACGCGATCTGGTCGGTCTTCTTCCGAAGCTTCGCCGCTTTGCTGTGACGCTGACCGGCGATCTTGCCGAGGCGGACGAGCTTGTCCAAAACGTCTGTCAGCGCGGCATAGCCAAGTTCCATCTTTGGAACAGCGGCGGCAAGCTGGAAAGCTGGCTCTACACCATGGCCCGGCACCAATGGATTGACGAAGCGCGACGTCACAAGCTGCGTCCCGCCGGCAAGGGCAATGCCCTGGAACAGGGCGATCCGGCATCACAAACCCATTTAAATCCGGTGGAAGCCGGTGAAGCGCATCGCCTGGTCACATCTTTGCCAGAAGGACTTGCCAGTGTCTTCCTGCTGGTTGATGTCGAAGGACACAGCTACAAGCAGGCGGCCGATGTTCTCGGCATCCCGTTGGCGGCGGTGGCATCAAGGCTCTCCAGCGCACGCCTTTACCTCGCCTCCCAGGGTCATAGCCGCTCGTCCCGAAGGTTTTAAGCATTGCAAGATATGAAGAAAACGCCGCTCGAAGTCCGCTTGTCCGCCTTCATGGATGGGGAGACGAGCCGCGAAGAAAAAGAAGAGCTGGAAAAGCTCATTGCCTCCGACGCGGACGCCCGGCGTATTTTCGATGAGCTGAAACATGGCTCCGATGTCGGTCGTAAGGCTTTCGATGAGGTTCTGAAGGAGCCGGTACCGCTGGCGCTTGTTCGCTCGATCAAGAGCGCTCAGCCTCCGAAGACCCGAGAGCCATCTCCGCGTATTGCCAGGCATTCGCTGAAACTGGCCCCGACGGGCAAGCAATCATTGGCCGCGGCCCTTATCCTGTTCGCCGTCGGCGGCGGCATCGGCTATCTTTTCGGTATGCAGCCCGCTGACGTCCCGGCGAGCCCTCCGCCGACCCCGTCACAGCTTATGACTCGCAACTGGCTGGACGATATTGCCGCCTACCACCGCATCTATGCGCGCCAGCCGCAGCATATGGTTGAGTTGCAGGCAAGCCAGTTGGACGAGATCGCCAAGTGGCTGGCAAGCACCGCCGGCGTCAAATTCAACGTTCCGGATCTCGCTGCTGATGGTCTCGTCTTCCAGGGCGCGCGCATGTCCGTCGCCGCCGGTAAGCCTGTCGGCCAGCTGATCTACAAGAACCTCGATGGCGATGTCGTCGCCATCTGCTTTACCAAGACGGACGGCATCGCCGACGACGATTTCAACGAAACCATCAAGGACGATATCAGCATCGTATCCTGGCATCGCAACGGCACCACCTATGCGGTCGTCGGCCCCTCCTCGAATGCGATGCTCGATCAGATCGCCAATCGGGTATCCTCGGAGATCTGACTGATATCCCATCCGTTTTGCCGCTTGCAGCCACCAGCCGGTCGATGGATAATAGGGTGCGGTAGTCGTGTGGGGTCCGATAGTCTTGCTGGAGTTTCAACATGTCCGACGTTCTGCTGACCATTCCTGAAATCGACAGGCGTATTGCGGCGATCAGGGAAAATCTTCGCGAACTGATTGAGCAGGCAGCAGCCTTTTCCGGCGCCGCCGACGAAGAGCGGGCGTCCGAGCGGATAGCCGAACAGGAAGAAGAGCTCGAGCGTCTGACGAAGCGACGCGATGAACTCGCCAAGGGCCAGGCCTGAGCAAAATTCACCATTGAAGCATATATATCCTCGGACGACCTCGATGCGAGCTGTGTAAAGGACGCTATTCGCTCATCTATGTCGAACGATCCCGATACAATTGCTGCTGACATCGGCACCGATACAAGCTATGTAGGTTGCAGCGACCAATGAGGAGAGCACTCTGATGAAAAATCACGGCACAGGAAACCACCGCTGAAAAGCAGTGCCGTGAAGGGCTGCTTTATCGGCCCAACCATCAGATTGATATCTTCGCCCGTGGAGGGCACTCATGTTTCGTCGCTTCGAAGAGCTTGTCGATCCATTTCAGGATCATGACCAGCCGCAACCATCATCCAAGGCCTGGCGCTATCTTCTAAACAACCTTCGCCCGTTTCGCGCAGTCGTGGCGATGAGCCTCGGCCTGACTGTCATCGGCGCCGTCATCGAGATCTGGCTCATCGGCTATTCCAGCAGGCTGGTGGATAATCTGGCCGTCGCCCGGCGGGAAGACTTTTGGGTATCCGAAGGGTTGGGCTTGCTCGCTGCAGCAGCCCTCATCCTGATCGGAAGGCCGCTTGCCGGCTATCTCCGCGAAAGCCTGGATGACATCGCATTCCGGCCCAATGCCGAGACTCTGTTCCGCTGGCGAGCTCATCGCCACGTTCTTCGGCAATCGGTCGGCTGGTTTCGCCAGGATTTTTCCGGGCGTATCGCAAGCCAGGTGCGCGACATAGGCACGGCAGCGACGGGTGCGGCCTATCAGGTGCTGCACACGCTCTCCTTTGTCACGATCTATGTGGCCGGCTCGCTCTGGCTGATGGCCTCGATCGACCCGCGCCTGATCTGGCCCCTCGCCGTCTGGCTCCTCTGCTATCTCGCACTGATGGCCTATGTCATCCCTCGCCTGCAGAAGGCCTCCGCGCAATACCAGGGAGCCTATGCCGAGCTGACGGGAATGCTGGTGGACAGCTATGCCAATATCGACCTCATCAAGCTTTTTGCCGATGCCAGGGCGGAAGACAAGGAAGCCCGTCGTCGTTTCGCTCAAACCCGCGAGACATTCGTTCGGGTGCAGAGGCTTGAGGTGCTTGTCAATTCAAGCATGCTGTTCCTTGGCAGCTTCCTGATCGTCGCACTTGTCGGCTATGCGGTCGTCCTCTGGCAATCCGGTGGCGCGCCGCTCGGACTGATCGCGGCATCACTCGCCTTAAGCTTCCGCATAACCGGCATGGCCGAATGGATGCTGGATGCCGTT comes from Rhizobium tropici CIAT 899 and encodes:
- a CDS encoding DUF4159 domain-containing protein produces the protein MSGLSFAFASPAILAALILLPAIWWLLRLTPPQPRTEVFPPLRILASILKREETPARSPWWLTLLRMLLAALVILAIANPMFNPRTNTLSSGGPLVLMIDNSWASASDWERRVRTADALIDDADAKGIPVSIAFTAEQSNDPTPGAATAARNKLHAMNPRPLVPDRQRAADAVKAALNGSKAGTIAFISDGIESKDKDDIVSRLAALQPSELRLIEGDGHDIMALTGAANTASNMTVTATRLDGSGPMRLGLTAQDNQGRPIAVGSLDFAGGQTIATGSIAAPFEMRNDFARIGIDHQASAGSVYLLDDGFRRRRVALLSGQAADEFQPILSPLYYIQRALQPYADLTQPNSADLAKSIPQLLAGNPSVIIMADVGRLPQETYAPLQKWIENGGTLVRFAGPRLAAAPADDPLVPVTLRQGERTFGGALSWAEPQPLADFPSFGPFAGMPKPNNVLIKRQVLAEPTPDLAERTWASLADGTPLVTEKQMQSGRIVLFHVSAEPQWSDLPISGDFVEMLRRIVQLSRAGGVASGQGAAKASEAMPPYRLLTAKGALTSEIGSARPLEPGNKGAAVASFDNPPGLYGSEEGFSALNTLPSGTALKPLDASAAGAVAREGLIGGEAWSAKPILFTLAFLILLADSIIVLFMNGAFPRLGRSTKTIAGGAAMLLLAVSLAMFLHPVNALADDSKPGDDAIFSRLDKTHLAYVVTGETDVDHISERGLAGLSDYLTYRTTLEPGPPVGVDPAKDELAFYPLIYWPISATAPMPSNDAINRIDTYMRNGGTVLFDTRDAIDTMGDTSSPSPNGQRLQQILANLDIPPLEPVPAGHVLTKSFYLLSSFPGRYADSPLWVEARQDARRDANAVATSDGVTPIMITGNDFAGAWAVADNGSPLLPTVPPDETQREYAYRTGVNIMMYMLTGNYKSDQVHVPDILQRLGQ
- a CDS encoding GNAT family N-acetyltransferase — its product is MKIDVTDTPSESDLAAISEGLTAFNTADVGPSGRQSLAVLIRDDTDKAIGGISGYTAWGWLFTQWLFVPESLRGRGMAGKLLEAAEAEASARGCFGAWIDTFNPQALKAYQRQGYAVFGELPDFPAGRSRFFLQKKLSPR
- a CDS encoding GNAT family N-acetyltransferase, with product MYKHDLVYLTEDASHDAAIELINEEAFGPGRFTRAAARIREQGPHDHSLSFICADDGETIASVRMTPVLAGSVKGHLLGPLAVRPSHKNKGIGRELVRIAVAAAQRKGSEAVILIGDPPYYCPLGFEKVAYNALTFPGPVDPNRVLVVPIAADTHARLQGSIAWRDDSTAAVEAEDDDLNEVVQLTAMAV
- a CDS encoding glutathione S-transferase family protein, with product MGMLVDGVWHDVWYDTKETKGHFKRVASQFRNWVTMDGSAGPTGTGGFKAEAGRYHLYVSLACPWAHRTLIFRKLKKLEELISVSIVDPLMVENGWEFKGTEGGTVDHLFGATKLWEVYVKADPHYSGRVTVPVLWDKQTGTIVNNESAEIIRMFNTAFDGLTGSTADFYPADLRADIDALNERVYDTVNNGVYKAGFATTQEAYQENALRLFETLDMLDQRLATQRYLFGDRLTEADWRLFTTLVRFDAVYVGHFKCNIRRIADYGNLSAYLRDLYQVAGVAETVNLDHIKNHYYRSHKTINPTGIVPIGPELDFDRPHGRERLAKVA
- a CDS encoding NUDIX domain-containing protein; protein product: MSEDNRRDERQGLAVRLFGRALHVYFVLTRSMTIGVRAACFDGEGRIFLVRHSYIAGWHMPGGGVERRETVEQALEKELREEGNLVISGKPQLFQVYFNNHTSKRDHVVFYRVEVTQTAPRKPDREIVESGFFPVDALPPGTTKATYRRLEELEGASAPSSYW
- a CDS encoding metallophosphoesterase family protein yields the protein MTIEWAMSHPMFKLAHISDVHLGPLPRLSIRELASKRITGFVNWHRNRRKHLFGDTLDLLLDDIKAKQADHLAVTGDLVNLASGMEIQTAAAWLKTVGDPLHTSVVPGNHDAYVPGAYEKAMRSWYPYVRGDEAPAEWQEDKRIFPYLRIRGQVAIVGCSTAVATPPFAASGFYSSRQARETVNILRAAGDAGLFRVVMIHHPPIRGATSFYKRMIGIRRFAAVISTGGAELVLHGHTHLNTLHWLRGHMGPVPVVGIASASQGVGGLKPRAAYNFFTIAGRQGAWELKAERYSLSDDGSGVDPEGFDILAT
- a CDS encoding RNA polymerase sigma factor, with the translated sequence MPTPVAAIDIRRDLVGLLPKLRRFAVTLTGDLAEADELVQNVCQRGIAKFHLWNSGGKLESWLYTMARHQWIDEARRHKLRPAGKGNALEQGDPASQTHLNPVEAGEAHRLVTSLPEGLASVFLLVDVEGHSYKQAADVLGIPLAAVASRLSSARLYLASQGHSRSSRRF
- a CDS encoding anti-sigma factor family protein; protein product: MQDMKKTPLEVRLSAFMDGETSREEKEELEKLIASDADARRIFDELKHGSDVGRKAFDEVLKEPVPLALVRSIKSAQPPKTREPSPRIARHSLKLAPTGKQSLAAALILFAVGGGIGYLFGMQPADVPASPPPTPSQLMTRNWLDDIAAYHRIYARQPQHMVELQASQLDEIAKWLASTAGVKFNVPDLAADGLVFQGARMSVAAGKPVGQLIYKNLDGDVVAICFTKTDGIADDDFNETIKDDISIVSWHRNGTTYAVVGPSSNAMLDQIANRVSSEI
- a CDS encoding ABC transporter ATP-binding protein; the encoded protein is MFRRFEELVDPFQDHDQPQPSSKAWRYLLNNLRPFRAVVAMSLGLTVIGAVIEIWLIGYSSRLVDNLAVARREDFWVSEGLGLLAAAALILIGRPLAGYLRESLDDIAFRPNAETLFRWRAHRHVLRQSVGWFRQDFSGRIASQVRDIGTAATGAAYQVLHTLSFVTIYVAGSLWLMASIDPRLIWPLAVWLLCYLALMAYVIPRLQKASAQYQGAYAELTGMLVDSYANIDLIKLFADARAEDKEARRRFAQTRETFVRVQRLEVLVNSSMLFLGSFLIVALVGYAVVLWQSGGAPLGLIAASLALSFRITGMAEWMLDAVSSLFAHLGAMRQSLMTVSQPLAIIDAPDAEPLAVTKGEIVFRQITHHYGKGDGGLDGVSLRIAAGQKVGLVGRSGTGKSTLVNLLLRFFDPEGGIIEIDGRDIRQVTQDSLRRQIAVVSQEASLLHRSIRNNIAHGNPHFSENAILAAAEKAAASDFIAGLRDQEGRTGFDAHAGERGVQLSGGQRQRVAIARAILKDAPILVLDEATSALDSEVEAEIQDTLYGIMEDKTVIAIAHRLSTIARMDRIVVLDHGRIVEDGTHAELIAQNGIYATLWSHQSGGFIEEDEPAAD